Proteins encoded in a region of the Anas acuta chromosome 13, bAnaAcu1.1, whole genome shotgun sequence genome:
- the NHSL2 gene encoding NHS-like protein 2 isoform X10, with translation MAAGATSNLDLESKKAAHTKLAWQQPVNVFLAAGRPPGMEQLHQEAQLNLQSLLQEEYEEQYESRVTGQTFRAAGHPSPGTPPEPSPRPPPSKRLEFVLMPPSRQATDEESSSATALGVRPPDASLSLPTTPDKQTAWPRAFPLPTVEEKQWHQSCSVQTNVVPINVSGQHFARHASARHSLFNTETAMNPKSTLRRRRTVIGFPNMSLRDQGNANGPAPTTRPPITESLSCSFEPASGGKPPQEISPRQPLSAPLRKTFSDLGGTLQARCCPPSTPMDNAATPGTCNGPQGTPFPSPWGAGSFSYAAPPSPTAGQGASPGSSAVGSPAGTDRAASFFIAQEERVGSAGPSSFPAAVPESPPGSGGLRRCEGREARVNFSPTSKEDSEPASEPARLGVERAGCRFRERSLSVPTDSGSLCSVDIAYAEARRGSTNCALGYPSAGSEGSTSTDNISLGPEPDGQQRRRSKSISLKKAKKKPSPPTRSVSLIKDGQDGPAALGLPRDQRPKSLCIPLEPSSHRLVHADPQGREPDGPAAPHQWYLADWKTGDAYRSLSGSSTATGTTAVECIKARGSSESLTSPSISRATTPSQLSAEADLKTSSPGRPTGLMSPSSGYSSQSETPTPTVPTSAILGHSPHQVRVRPLVPERKSSLPPTSPMERSPKSRLSFDLPLTPPAHLDLSGLKISLKGKTKVSRHHSDSTFGTKLAQKTSPIQPIMPVVTQSDLRSVRLRSISRSEPEDNADGPEHAEDPPRVPCPGPERKVKPPVAEKPPLAKRPPLSILPKPPALREEGPLSPTSPPGIATKDGLAVLRKGEPRRGPGEPRRLSQGSLEDEPRPEGERRKAKVPPPVPKKPSVLYLPLAPAPVQQGGGAGDPAPTPSPIITLDTEPSCCHPDTDDPTPTEAPGTAQAGETPLEQGSLSEAGTEEKSFASDKTADSIAEEDDDVFVAARTTEDLFTVIHRSKRKVLGRKEPGDTFGSRPNSHSPVKTSGSPTSESPAAVVGTGKSSSRNEDFKALLQKKSSKTSAGTRPSAAELLKTTNPLARRVMTEFAPELDGANSPKSQP, from the exons CCACCTCTAACCTGGACCTCGAGAGCAAGAAAGCCGCCCACACCAAGCTGGCATGGCAGCAGCCCGTCAACGTCTTCCTGGCTGCCGGCCGCCCGCCGGGCATGGAGCAGCTGCACCAGGAGGCTCAGCTCAACCTCCAGAGCCTGCTGCAAG AGGAGTATGAGGAGCAGTACGAGAGCAGGGTGACCGGGCAGACCTTCCGCGCTGCCGGCCACCCGtcccccggcacccccccggAGCCCTCACCCCGACCTCCACCCTCCAAACGCCTCGAGTTTGTGCTTATG cccccgagCCGGCAAGCCACCGACGAGGAGAGCAGCAGTGCCACCGCGCTGGGCGTGAGGCCACCCGACGCCTCCCTGagcctccccaccacccccgaCAAGCAGACGGCCTGGCCCAGGGCCTTCCCCCTGCCCACCGTGGAGGAGAAGCAGTGGCACCAGTCCTGTTCCGTCCAGACCAACGTTGTCCCCATCAACGTCTCGG GGCAGCACTTTGCTAGGCACGCGAGTGCTCGTCACTCCCTGTTTAACACAGAGACCGCGATGAACCCCAAGTCCACCCTGCGGCGTAGACGGACCGTTATCGGATTCCCTAACATGTCCCTGCGAGACCAAG GCAACGCCAACGGCCCCGCGCCCACCACGCGCCCGCCCATCACCGAGTCCTTGTCCTGCAGCTTCGAGCCCGCAAGTGGGGGGAAGCCCCCCCAGGAGATAAGCCCCCGCCAGCCACTCTCCGCCCCGCTGAGGAAGACCTTCAGCGACCTCGGGGGGACGCTGCAGGCACGCTGCTGCCCACCCTCCACCCCCATGGACAACGCGGCCACCCCCGGCACCTGCAACGGGCCTCAGGGCACCCCTTTTCCCTCACCCTGGGGCGCCGGCTCCTTCAGCTACGccgctccccccagccccacggctggCCAGGGTGCCTCCCCGGGCAGCTCCGCTGTGGGTTCACCCGCCGGCACCGACCGGGCGGCCTCCTTCTTCATTGCCCAAGAGGAGCGTGTGGGGAGCGCCGGGCCCAGTTCCTTCCCTGCTGCGGTGCCCGAGTCCCCCCCAGGCTCCGGGGGCCTGCGGAGGTGTGAGGGACGAGAGGCCAGGGTGAATTTCTCACCGACTAGCAAAGAGGATTCGGAGCCGGCATCGGAGCCGGCACGCCTCGGGGTGGAGCGGGCAGGGTGCCGCTTCCGCGAGCGCTCGCTGTCGGTGCCCACCGACTCGGGGTCCCTCTGCTCCGTGGACATCGCCTACGCCGAGGCCCGGCGGGGCAGCACCAACTGCGCCCTGGGCTACCCCAGCGCCGGCTCCgagggcagcaccagcaccgaCAACATCTCTCTGGGGCCGGAGCCCGACGGGCAGCAGCGGCGGCGCTCCAAGAGCATCTCCCTCAAGAAGGCCAAGAAGAAACCCTCGCCGCCCACCCGCAGCGTCTCGCTGATCAAGGACGGGCAGGATGGCCccgctgccctggggctgcccagggatcAGAGACCCAAAAGCCTGTGCATCCCGCTGGAGCCCTCCAGCCACCGGCTGGTGCACGCGGAcccccagggcagggagccCGATGGCCCAGCCGCCCCCCACCAGTGGTACCTGGCAGACTGGAAGACTGGTGATGCCTACCGGTCCCTCTCCGGCTCAAGCACGGCCACGGGGACCACGGCCGTTGAGTGCATCAAGGCACGGGGCAGCTCCGAGTCCCTGACGTCCCCCTCCATCTCCAGAGCCACGACACCCTCCCAGCTCTCGGCGGAGGCTGACCTCAAAACCTCCTCCCCGGGCAGGCCCACGGGGCTGATGTCCCCGTCCAGCGGGTACTCCAGCCAGTCGGAGACCCCCACCCCGACCGTCCCCACGTCGGCCATCCTCGGGCACTCCCCACACCAGGTGCGGGTGAGGCCGCTGGTCCCTGAGAGGAAGTCTTCGCTGCCACCCACATcccccatggagaggagccccaaATCCAGGCTGTCCTTCGACCTCCCTCTCACACCACCCGCCCACCTCGACCTGTCGGGGCTGAAGATCTCCCTGAAGGGGAAGACGAAGGTCAGCCGGCACCACTCCGACTCCACCTTCGGCACCAAGCTGGCCCAGAAgaccagccccatccagcccatCATGCCCGTGGTCACCCAGTCCGACCTGCGCTCCGTCCGCCTGCGCTCCATCAGCCGCTCCGAGCCAGAGGACAATGCCGACGGCCCGGAGCACGCCGAGGATCCACCACGTGTCCCCTGCCCGGGTCCGGAGAGGAAGGTGAAGCCACCGGTGGCGGAGAAGCCACCACTGGCCAAGCGGCCCCCCCTCAGCATCCTGcccaagcccccagccctgcgggAAGAGGGCCCCCTCTCCCCTACGTCCCCACCCGGCATTGCTACCAAGGACGGCTTGGCAGTGCTGCGCAAAGGGGAGCCGAGGAGGGGCCCAGGGGAGCCCCGGCGGCTCTCACAGGGCAGCCTGGAGGATGAGCCGCGGCCAGAGGGGGAGCGGAGGAAGGCCAAGGTGCCACCACCAGTGCCCAAAAAACCCAGCGTGCTCTACCTGCCGCTCGCCCCAGCCCcggtgcagcagggaggaggtgCGGGGGACCCGgcacccacccccagccccatcatCACACTGGACAccgagcccagctgctgccaccctgACACCGATGACCCAACGCCCACGGAGGCCCCGGGCACAGCACAAGCTGGCGAGACCCCTTTGGAGCAAG GCAGCTTGTCTGAGGCCGGCACAGAGGAGAAGAGCTTTGCCAGCGACAAGACAGCTGACTCCATCGCAGAGGAGGACGATGATGTCTTTGTGGCAGCCCGGACCACAGAGGATCTCTTCACCGTCATCCACAG GTCCAAGAGAAAGGTTCTGGGGCGGAAGGAGCCTGGTGACACCTTTGGCAGCCGGCCCAATTCCCACTCGCCCGTGAAGACGTCGGGCTCACCAACAAGTGAGTCTCCTGCAGCAGTGGTCGGCACCGGGAAGTCCTCCAGCAGGAATGAAGATTTTAAGGCCCTGCTCCAGAAGAAGAGCAGTAAAACCAGTGCTGGTACCCGGCCATCTGCAGCTGAACTGCTTAAGACCACAAACCCGCTGGCTCGGAGGGTCATGACAGAGTTTGCCCCTGAGCTGGATGGTGCAAACAGCCCCAAAAGCCAGCCCTAA
- the NHSL2 gene encoding NHS-like protein 2 isoform X7, giving the protein MGRKRGRGCDNGLLALTQTASSWSFPFPPGWGRGRRQGRRRQLLSRRVFLLHGVPRAPAAAMAKVEWLLAPWHREATSNLDLESKKAAHTKLAWQQPVNVFLAAGRPPGMEQLHQEAQLNLQSLLQEEYEEQYESRVTGQTFRAAGHPSPGTPPEPSPRPPPSKRLEFVLMPPSRQATDEESSSATALGVRPPDASLSLPTTPDKQTAWPRAFPLPTVEEKQWHQSCSVQTNVVPINVSGQHFARHASARHSLFNTETAMNPKSTLRRRRTVIGFPNMSLRDQGNANGPAPTTRPPITESLSCSFEPASGGKPPQEISPRQPLSAPLRKTFSDLGGTLQARCCPPSTPMDNAATPGTCNGPQGTPFPSPWGAGSFSYAAPPSPTAGQGASPGSSAVGSPAGTDRAASFFIAQEERVGSAGPSSFPAAVPESPPGSGGLRRCEGREARVNFSPTSKEDSEPASEPARLGVERAGCRFRERSLSVPTDSGSLCSVDIAYAEARRGSTNCALGYPSAGSEGSTSTDNISLGPEPDGQQRRRSKSISLKKAKKKPSPPTRSVSLIKDGQDGPAALGLPRDQRPKSLCIPLEPSSHRLVHADPQGREPDGPAAPHQWYLADWKTGDAYRSLSGSSTATGTTAVECIKARGSSESLTSPSISRATTPSQLSAEADLKTSSPGRPTGLMSPSSGYSSQSETPTPTVPTSAILGHSPHQVRVRPLVPERKSSLPPTSPMERSPKSRLSFDLPLTPPAHLDLSGLKISLKGKTKVSRHHSDSTFGTKLAQKTSPIQPIMPVVTQSDLRSVRLRSISRSEPEDNADGPEHAEDPPRVPCPGPERKVKPPVAEKPPLAKRPPLSILPKPPALREEGPLSPTSPPGIATKDGLAVLRKGEPRRGPGEPRRLSQGSLEDEPRPEGERRKAKVPPPVPKKPSVLYLPLAPAPVQQGGGAGDPAPTPSPIITLDTEPSCCHPDTDDPTPTEAPGTAQAGETPLEQGSLSEAGTEEKSFASDKTADSIAEEDDDVFVAARTTEDLFTVIHRSKRKVLGRKEPGDTFGSRPNSHSPVKTSGSPTSESPAAVVGTGKSSSRNEDFKALLQKKSSKTSAGTRPSAAELLKTTNPLARRVMTEFAPELDGANSPKSQP; this is encoded by the exons CCACCTCTAACCTGGACCTCGAGAGCAAGAAAGCCGCCCACACCAAGCTGGCATGGCAGCAGCCCGTCAACGTCTTCCTGGCTGCCGGCCGCCCGCCGGGCATGGAGCAGCTGCACCAGGAGGCTCAGCTCAACCTCCAGAGCCTGCTGCAAG AGGAGTATGAGGAGCAGTACGAGAGCAGGGTGACCGGGCAGACCTTCCGCGCTGCCGGCCACCCGtcccccggcacccccccggAGCCCTCACCCCGACCTCCACCCTCCAAACGCCTCGAGTTTGTGCTTATG cccccgagCCGGCAAGCCACCGACGAGGAGAGCAGCAGTGCCACCGCGCTGGGCGTGAGGCCACCCGACGCCTCCCTGagcctccccaccacccccgaCAAGCAGACGGCCTGGCCCAGGGCCTTCCCCCTGCCCACCGTGGAGGAGAAGCAGTGGCACCAGTCCTGTTCCGTCCAGACCAACGTTGTCCCCATCAACGTCTCGG GGCAGCACTTTGCTAGGCACGCGAGTGCTCGTCACTCCCTGTTTAACACAGAGACCGCGATGAACCCCAAGTCCACCCTGCGGCGTAGACGGACCGTTATCGGATTCCCTAACATGTCCCTGCGAGACCAAG GCAACGCCAACGGCCCCGCGCCCACCACGCGCCCGCCCATCACCGAGTCCTTGTCCTGCAGCTTCGAGCCCGCAAGTGGGGGGAAGCCCCCCCAGGAGATAAGCCCCCGCCAGCCACTCTCCGCCCCGCTGAGGAAGACCTTCAGCGACCTCGGGGGGACGCTGCAGGCACGCTGCTGCCCACCCTCCACCCCCATGGACAACGCGGCCACCCCCGGCACCTGCAACGGGCCTCAGGGCACCCCTTTTCCCTCACCCTGGGGCGCCGGCTCCTTCAGCTACGccgctccccccagccccacggctggCCAGGGTGCCTCCCCGGGCAGCTCCGCTGTGGGTTCACCCGCCGGCACCGACCGGGCGGCCTCCTTCTTCATTGCCCAAGAGGAGCGTGTGGGGAGCGCCGGGCCCAGTTCCTTCCCTGCTGCGGTGCCCGAGTCCCCCCCAGGCTCCGGGGGCCTGCGGAGGTGTGAGGGACGAGAGGCCAGGGTGAATTTCTCACCGACTAGCAAAGAGGATTCGGAGCCGGCATCGGAGCCGGCACGCCTCGGGGTGGAGCGGGCAGGGTGCCGCTTCCGCGAGCGCTCGCTGTCGGTGCCCACCGACTCGGGGTCCCTCTGCTCCGTGGACATCGCCTACGCCGAGGCCCGGCGGGGCAGCACCAACTGCGCCCTGGGCTACCCCAGCGCCGGCTCCgagggcagcaccagcaccgaCAACATCTCTCTGGGGCCGGAGCCCGACGGGCAGCAGCGGCGGCGCTCCAAGAGCATCTCCCTCAAGAAGGCCAAGAAGAAACCCTCGCCGCCCACCCGCAGCGTCTCGCTGATCAAGGACGGGCAGGATGGCCccgctgccctggggctgcccagggatcAGAGACCCAAAAGCCTGTGCATCCCGCTGGAGCCCTCCAGCCACCGGCTGGTGCACGCGGAcccccagggcagggagccCGATGGCCCAGCCGCCCCCCACCAGTGGTACCTGGCAGACTGGAAGACTGGTGATGCCTACCGGTCCCTCTCCGGCTCAAGCACGGCCACGGGGACCACGGCCGTTGAGTGCATCAAGGCACGGGGCAGCTCCGAGTCCCTGACGTCCCCCTCCATCTCCAGAGCCACGACACCCTCCCAGCTCTCGGCGGAGGCTGACCTCAAAACCTCCTCCCCGGGCAGGCCCACGGGGCTGATGTCCCCGTCCAGCGGGTACTCCAGCCAGTCGGAGACCCCCACCCCGACCGTCCCCACGTCGGCCATCCTCGGGCACTCCCCACACCAGGTGCGGGTGAGGCCGCTGGTCCCTGAGAGGAAGTCTTCGCTGCCACCCACATcccccatggagaggagccccaaATCCAGGCTGTCCTTCGACCTCCCTCTCACACCACCCGCCCACCTCGACCTGTCGGGGCTGAAGATCTCCCTGAAGGGGAAGACGAAGGTCAGCCGGCACCACTCCGACTCCACCTTCGGCACCAAGCTGGCCCAGAAgaccagccccatccagcccatCATGCCCGTGGTCACCCAGTCCGACCTGCGCTCCGTCCGCCTGCGCTCCATCAGCCGCTCCGAGCCAGAGGACAATGCCGACGGCCCGGAGCACGCCGAGGATCCACCACGTGTCCCCTGCCCGGGTCCGGAGAGGAAGGTGAAGCCACCGGTGGCGGAGAAGCCACCACTGGCCAAGCGGCCCCCCCTCAGCATCCTGcccaagcccccagccctgcgggAAGAGGGCCCCCTCTCCCCTACGTCCCCACCCGGCATTGCTACCAAGGACGGCTTGGCAGTGCTGCGCAAAGGGGAGCCGAGGAGGGGCCCAGGGGAGCCCCGGCGGCTCTCACAGGGCAGCCTGGAGGATGAGCCGCGGCCAGAGGGGGAGCGGAGGAAGGCCAAGGTGCCACCACCAGTGCCCAAAAAACCCAGCGTGCTCTACCTGCCGCTCGCCCCAGCCCcggtgcagcagggaggaggtgCGGGGGACCCGgcacccacccccagccccatcatCACACTGGACAccgagcccagctgctgccaccctgACACCGATGACCCAACGCCCACGGAGGCCCCGGGCACAGCACAAGCTGGCGAGACCCCTTTGGAGCAAG GCAGCTTGTCTGAGGCCGGCACAGAGGAGAAGAGCTTTGCCAGCGACAAGACAGCTGACTCCATCGCAGAGGAGGACGATGATGTCTTTGTGGCAGCCCGGACCACAGAGGATCTCTTCACCGTCATCCACAG GTCCAAGAGAAAGGTTCTGGGGCGGAAGGAGCCTGGTGACACCTTTGGCAGCCGGCCCAATTCCCACTCGCCCGTGAAGACGTCGGGCTCACCAACAAGTGAGTCTCCTGCAGCAGTGGTCGGCACCGGGAAGTCCTCCAGCAGGAATGAAGATTTTAAGGCCCTGCTCCAGAAGAAGAGCAGTAAAACCAGTGCTGGTACCCGGCCATCTGCAGCTGAACTGCTTAAGACCACAAACCCGCTGGCTCGGAGGGTCATGACAGAGTTTGCCCCTGAGCTGGATGGTGCAAACAGCCCCAAAAGCCAGCCCTAA
- the NHSL2 gene encoding NHS-like protein 2 isoform X8: MGNAQRKAPRNQRRGRMMRSATATSNLDLESKKAAHTKLAWQQPVNVFLAAGRPPGMEQLHQEAQLNLQSLLQEEYEEQYESRVTGQTFRAAGHPSPGTPPEPSPRPPPSKRLEFVLMPPSRQATDEESSSATALGVRPPDASLSLPTTPDKQTAWPRAFPLPTVEEKQWHQSCSVQTNVVPINVSGQHFARHASARHSLFNTETAMNPKSTLRRRRTVIGFPNMSLRDQGNANGPAPTTRPPITESLSCSFEPASGGKPPQEISPRQPLSAPLRKTFSDLGGTLQARCCPPSTPMDNAATPGTCNGPQGTPFPSPWGAGSFSYAAPPSPTAGQGASPGSSAVGSPAGTDRAASFFIAQEERVGSAGPSSFPAAVPESPPGSGGLRRCEGREARVNFSPTSKEDSEPASEPARLGVERAGCRFRERSLSVPTDSGSLCSVDIAYAEARRGSTNCALGYPSAGSEGSTSTDNISLGPEPDGQQRRRSKSISLKKAKKKPSPPTRSVSLIKDGQDGPAALGLPRDQRPKSLCIPLEPSSHRLVHADPQGREPDGPAAPHQWYLADWKTGDAYRSLSGSSTATGTTAVECIKARGSSESLTSPSISRATTPSQLSAEADLKTSSPGRPTGLMSPSSGYSSQSETPTPTVPTSAILGHSPHQVRVRPLVPERKSSLPPTSPMERSPKSRLSFDLPLTPPAHLDLSGLKISLKGKTKVSRHHSDSTFGTKLAQKTSPIQPIMPVVTQSDLRSVRLRSISRSEPEDNADGPEHAEDPPRVPCPGPERKVKPPVAEKPPLAKRPPLSILPKPPALREEGPLSPTSPPGIATKDGLAVLRKGEPRRGPGEPRRLSQGSLEDEPRPEGERRKAKVPPPVPKKPSVLYLPLAPAPVQQGGGAGDPAPTPSPIITLDTEPSCCHPDTDDPTPTEAPGTAQAGETPLEQGSLSEAGTEEKSFASDKTADSIAEEDDDVFVAARTTEDLFTVIHRSKRKVLGRKEPGDTFGSRPNSHSPVKTSGSPTSESPAAVVGTGKSSSRNEDFKALLQKKSSKTSAGTRPSAAELLKTTNPLARRVMTEFAPELDGANSPKSQP; this comes from the exons CCACCTCTAACCTGGACCTCGAGAGCAAGAAAGCCGCCCACACCAAGCTGGCATGGCAGCAGCCCGTCAACGTCTTCCTGGCTGCCGGCCGCCCGCCGGGCATGGAGCAGCTGCACCAGGAGGCTCAGCTCAACCTCCAGAGCCTGCTGCAAG AGGAGTATGAGGAGCAGTACGAGAGCAGGGTGACCGGGCAGACCTTCCGCGCTGCCGGCCACCCGtcccccggcacccccccggAGCCCTCACCCCGACCTCCACCCTCCAAACGCCTCGAGTTTGTGCTTATG cccccgagCCGGCAAGCCACCGACGAGGAGAGCAGCAGTGCCACCGCGCTGGGCGTGAGGCCACCCGACGCCTCCCTGagcctccccaccacccccgaCAAGCAGACGGCCTGGCCCAGGGCCTTCCCCCTGCCCACCGTGGAGGAGAAGCAGTGGCACCAGTCCTGTTCCGTCCAGACCAACGTTGTCCCCATCAACGTCTCGG GGCAGCACTTTGCTAGGCACGCGAGTGCTCGTCACTCCCTGTTTAACACAGAGACCGCGATGAACCCCAAGTCCACCCTGCGGCGTAGACGGACCGTTATCGGATTCCCTAACATGTCCCTGCGAGACCAAG GCAACGCCAACGGCCCCGCGCCCACCACGCGCCCGCCCATCACCGAGTCCTTGTCCTGCAGCTTCGAGCCCGCAAGTGGGGGGAAGCCCCCCCAGGAGATAAGCCCCCGCCAGCCACTCTCCGCCCCGCTGAGGAAGACCTTCAGCGACCTCGGGGGGACGCTGCAGGCACGCTGCTGCCCACCCTCCACCCCCATGGACAACGCGGCCACCCCCGGCACCTGCAACGGGCCTCAGGGCACCCCTTTTCCCTCACCCTGGGGCGCCGGCTCCTTCAGCTACGccgctccccccagccccacggctggCCAGGGTGCCTCCCCGGGCAGCTCCGCTGTGGGTTCACCCGCCGGCACCGACCGGGCGGCCTCCTTCTTCATTGCCCAAGAGGAGCGTGTGGGGAGCGCCGGGCCCAGTTCCTTCCCTGCTGCGGTGCCCGAGTCCCCCCCAGGCTCCGGGGGCCTGCGGAGGTGTGAGGGACGAGAGGCCAGGGTGAATTTCTCACCGACTAGCAAAGAGGATTCGGAGCCGGCATCGGAGCCGGCACGCCTCGGGGTGGAGCGGGCAGGGTGCCGCTTCCGCGAGCGCTCGCTGTCGGTGCCCACCGACTCGGGGTCCCTCTGCTCCGTGGACATCGCCTACGCCGAGGCCCGGCGGGGCAGCACCAACTGCGCCCTGGGCTACCCCAGCGCCGGCTCCgagggcagcaccagcaccgaCAACATCTCTCTGGGGCCGGAGCCCGACGGGCAGCAGCGGCGGCGCTCCAAGAGCATCTCCCTCAAGAAGGCCAAGAAGAAACCCTCGCCGCCCACCCGCAGCGTCTCGCTGATCAAGGACGGGCAGGATGGCCccgctgccctggggctgcccagggatcAGAGACCCAAAAGCCTGTGCATCCCGCTGGAGCCCTCCAGCCACCGGCTGGTGCACGCGGAcccccagggcagggagccCGATGGCCCAGCCGCCCCCCACCAGTGGTACCTGGCAGACTGGAAGACTGGTGATGCCTACCGGTCCCTCTCCGGCTCAAGCACGGCCACGGGGACCACGGCCGTTGAGTGCATCAAGGCACGGGGCAGCTCCGAGTCCCTGACGTCCCCCTCCATCTCCAGAGCCACGACACCCTCCCAGCTCTCGGCGGAGGCTGACCTCAAAACCTCCTCCCCGGGCAGGCCCACGGGGCTGATGTCCCCGTCCAGCGGGTACTCCAGCCAGTCGGAGACCCCCACCCCGACCGTCCCCACGTCGGCCATCCTCGGGCACTCCCCACACCAGGTGCGGGTGAGGCCGCTGGTCCCTGAGAGGAAGTCTTCGCTGCCACCCACATcccccatggagaggagccccaaATCCAGGCTGTCCTTCGACCTCCCTCTCACACCACCCGCCCACCTCGACCTGTCGGGGCTGAAGATCTCCCTGAAGGGGAAGACGAAGGTCAGCCGGCACCACTCCGACTCCACCTTCGGCACCAAGCTGGCCCAGAAgaccagccccatccagcccatCATGCCCGTGGTCACCCAGTCCGACCTGCGCTCCGTCCGCCTGCGCTCCATCAGCCGCTCCGAGCCAGAGGACAATGCCGACGGCCCGGAGCACGCCGAGGATCCACCACGTGTCCCCTGCCCGGGTCCGGAGAGGAAGGTGAAGCCACCGGTGGCGGAGAAGCCACCACTGGCCAAGCGGCCCCCCCTCAGCATCCTGcccaagcccccagccctgcgggAAGAGGGCCCCCTCTCCCCTACGTCCCCACCCGGCATTGCTACCAAGGACGGCTTGGCAGTGCTGCGCAAAGGGGAGCCGAGGAGGGGCCCAGGGGAGCCCCGGCGGCTCTCACAGGGCAGCCTGGAGGATGAGCCGCGGCCAGAGGGGGAGCGGAGGAAGGCCAAGGTGCCACCACCAGTGCCCAAAAAACCCAGCGTGCTCTACCTGCCGCTCGCCCCAGCCCcggtgcagcagggaggaggtgCGGGGGACCCGgcacccacccccagccccatcatCACACTGGACAccgagcccagctgctgccaccctgACACCGATGACCCAACGCCCACGGAGGCCCCGGGCACAGCACAAGCTGGCGAGACCCCTTTGGAGCAAG GCAGCTTGTCTGAGGCCGGCACAGAGGAGAAGAGCTTTGCCAGCGACAAGACAGCTGACTCCATCGCAGAGGAGGACGATGATGTCTTTGTGGCAGCCCGGACCACAGAGGATCTCTTCACCGTCATCCACAG GTCCAAGAGAAAGGTTCTGGGGCGGAAGGAGCCTGGTGACACCTTTGGCAGCCGGCCCAATTCCCACTCGCCCGTGAAGACGTCGGGCTCACCAACAAGTGAGTCTCCTGCAGCAGTGGTCGGCACCGGGAAGTCCTCCAGCAGGAATGAAGATTTTAAGGCCCTGCTCCAGAAGAAGAGCAGTAAAACCAGTGCTGGTACCCGGCCATCTGCAGCTGAACTGCTTAAGACCACAAACCCGCTGGCTCGGAGGGTCATGACAGAGTTTGCCCCTGAGCTGGATGGTGCAAACAGCCCCAAAAGCCAGCCCTAA